The Ostrea edulis chromosome 1, xbOstEdul1.1, whole genome shotgun sequence genomic sequence CAATCTAGTTCAATGAATTAAGATGATGGCTTAAAAGAAATAGGAAATTTACTATCCGTACATGCGCTTTAAAATGCAATATAATAACATTAATGTAtctttgaatctgcattatgttatAAGGATTTGTCGTGGCATATAAAAAGTCTGCATGGTCTAATAAGCTAGCTTTTAGCGAGATGGGTTCTAGtattgaatttttctttcattattcGAAATGTTGAGAGCTGAAGGAAAAGCGAAAGACGTTCAAAATATGGTTAATCTTAATGCTACGTGTAAGAAtcaatgcatatttttttttatatcaaaggtCTTTTAAATTGATAAATACCGAGATTACCAACGAATTAAGAAATTCATAAAGTAAAAGTCATAATATAATAACGATTGAAAAGAATGGGCCTTTACACAGCTATTTGTTTAATCCCACACGGGTGAAATCACGAGGGGAAGAATGTTCTTGACCTTTCCCTCGGACTCTGCACCCCGGGTGAATTTATGTTCAGGTCAATAAGAGTTGGTGTCACACTGTGGGCAGTGTCAAGTGAGACCGAACTTCGCCTTCGCCAAGCTGAAAATGGGGTAGGTGGTGGGGGCATTCGAGAGCGGAACAGATGAGGAGTGGAGGGCTTCCTACGCAAAAAGGAAGACTGAGGTTGTGAAACCTCGTTCATAATGCTTTCAGACCGTCGCCTTGTTTTATCCACTTCCGGTTTCGAGTTTGTCAAAACAATGTTATCGTTGTTGTCTTTGTAACCGTTGTGAGTGGAAGGAGTAACCATTGTTAAATGTCCTTTGGGTGAAGTGATAAACATCTGTGTTTTCTCGCACGCCTCAATACGTTGAACAAGGCGGAAGCATTTGTGTGCGATTTCTGAGGCTTTGAAAGCATCAGCTTGCTTTTTGACAGCCATGACGTCTTGTTTGATAGACAATACATCTTTCGAAATAATGGAGGGTACTTGTGATGATAAATCACTGAGCGTTGACTCCATGTTTTCTCTACGAACTTGAAGACTGTCGTATGTCTCGTTTAGCAACTTTTCGATAGAGGTCGTGCCATGAACTATTACTTTGTCTTTGAGCTGGGAAACGTTTGAGATATCTTGTGCAATTTTGGCAAGATCATGACTAAGAATTCTGGCTTGATTTCGATACATTTGTACCTTTTCTTCCAGAAGTTGCACTCTGCCCTCTAAGTGATTGTGATGGATCTTTAGCAACTCAACACGTAATGCTAAGGAGTCCGTTCGACCATTTTCAGGCTTATGTTCTTTCTCCGACTCAATAGATTCTTTCAAGTTTTTCAACTCTCTTTCCAGATCACTCACGTTTTGCTTTTCTTCACCCAAGTTGTACTTTGCAACCGCTAAATTGTCGGATTTGACAGCGAGTTCTTTCGCCAGTCGCTTTATCTCTGTGCGACAGCTTTCAAAATCTTCCTTGAACTTTGCCAATAACGCAGTCTTTTCAGAGAACTCCTTTgccaatttttcattttcattatgaAGCCTTAGAATTTCTCTATCTCTGTTATCCACATTCATTTTACAACGGACCAGATCCTGCTGCCATTTTTCATTCTCGATAATCAATTTCTCAGCAGCTTCTACCTTTTCTGCGATTCTTTCCAATTTAGATATCTTAATCCGTGCATCTTTAATTTCCTTTTCAAATGAATTACGTTCGCGGGTAACGAGTTCGATTTCGTGAGTCAGAGACAGAACTTCCGTTCTCAGTCTCTCTATGTCTGAATGGAGGACTGTCTGCTCTCGTTCTAACCTCTCCTCCCGCCGTTTATGGACCGTTGCTAAATTTGTATCCGTGGACTTGTACTGCTGCATTAACTCGTTCTTCAGCTCCATCTCCTTTTGCATTCTTGTAATCGTCTCTTCCATTTCCAAAGTCTTCATGTCGAAATTTGTCTTTAGTGTCTTCATGTTAAACAACAGATCATTCTGTTCCACAGCCAACCTGTTGTCAAGGTAACCTCTTAAAGCCCTCATTTCATCTTTTGTTAGCTTTGATGCCAGTCTCTTGTGTTCTCGAAAAAGGgctgaaaataataaaacacaAGTTATAGTTTGGTTtgggaaaaaatattgtgaaatgaaGGGTCTAGCCACAAATTATTCCTATCACTAAGtgaacaatttcaaaatattgtaaaagaaATAGGAAAGGTGTTCTATCATTTAAGCTAATCGGTGTCAATCATCATTTTTCCAAAAGAGGACATCATTCCacaatgcatgtatgaaaaTCTACGGTACTGAGATCTTTAAATGATACAATAGGGGTGTTTAGCATATCAATATTGCTTAAACTGATTGCAATAACATATATTATATCATGAAGTGTTAAATGACATTTATGATGTGGAAATTTAGGATTTGAATAAAGCTACCAGGAAGAAACTATCTGCATATTTTAATAGATTTTACGACTTGGTTCTCCACCAGGGAGACCATAACAGCTGTCGTTTCAAGCACGCCAGTgcagaatgaaaaaaaagtggTGGCAGTATAGAATAGACCTGTCCTAGCTTATAGGTATACTCTCATTCTGACTGAATGCAATGAATAGTCAAAGACCGTATACATACATCTATAGTTATTTTATTGACATAGCTTTTCAAAATGCCTATCATATTCTGGAGACCAAAGTATTTCATTGAATCTTTAGTTGCATTGATGATTTAATTATTAAAggtatgaattgatattttcaatgttCCTTAACCTGATTATAAAAATGTTGTCGTGTAATGCATGGTGTTAATATAAAGCCTATAAGTTATTGATTATTTTCAAATCTCAAAACTGAAAGGATTTATATACGTACGCTAACAGACAGTGGCATCACGAAACGCAAGCAATCCAAAAATATAGACATACAACGAGAcatcaatataaaaaataaataagtaatCCGAAAATATAGACATACAACAAGAcatcaatataaaaaataaataagtaatCCAAAAATATAGACATACAACAAGacatcaatataaaaaaaaaataagtaatCCAAAAATATAGACATACAACGAGacatcaatataaaaaaaaaatacatttgttcAAAAAGTTGGGATTCTGGTTCGAAAAcgtttgaatatatatatttatacattatatacagagagagagagagagagagagagagagagagagagagagagagagagagagagagagggggggggagagaaTGGGTCCCCGGGCCATAAACTTAGACGAGTTCATTTTTGATCCGAGTCTAAATTTTATGAAAGGTACATATTTATAACGTAAAAAAGCGATCTCATTCTCACTTTTATTGAGGGAACATatagtgaaaaaaaaaccccaatctCAATCTCAACTTTTATAGAAGAAACGTTTTGTGAAAACAGTGATCTCAGTCTCACTGTTATAGAGtgttccatatatatatatatatatatatatatatatatatattccatatagtGGAAAAAAGCGATCTCAGTCACACTTTTATAGAGGGTACATAttatgaacaaaaaaaaaaccccgatcTCAATCTCACTTTTACAGAGGGTACATATTGTGAAAAAAGCGATCTCAGTCTCACTTTTATAGAGGGTACATATAGTTAAAAAGCGATATCAGTCTCACTTTTATAGAGGGAACATATATTGGAAAAAATTCACTTTTATAGAGGAAACTTATAGGTCTAGTAACAAAgagtgctctctctctctctctctcattaaaGAAATCCAGGCCCCTAGAGACAGCTGATTCTACATCTAACTCTGCTTAGAAAGACAAATCTATTGATTTTGCTTTGTTTCACGAGAAACAATTTGTAACATATGTTTCCATAGAAACTGTGTATAAAGAACTCGGCCTAGCTATTCAAACTAATAGCAGTTAATTTTGATAATACAAAAAAGAATCCGCTTGAGACGCATTTGAACGTCCTTGTAAAACCTATTCTCTCAAAATAGACTCCTAGCATTtatacagtgtaacatatatgtatatagatgaAACATATATTTGATTTGATGAACCTTGGTCTTCTAATTATAGAGATGCAGTCCGTAGCTAACATAATTATTGGTATCTATGGGGGCAAATTCACTTATCGTGATTAATACTGATTTGATGTTATACATTTTTCATCAAACGTCACGGTAATGATAACTCACTGGGGACCAGGTGACAATGTTAGAACGTGTGGATTTGCAGTGAATAGTCTCGTTGGAGGAGCCTGCGTGCTCCTGCCCAGAGGCCCTGCAAACTCTGGACGGGGAACATCAATCAGAAAACACTAGACGAAATTAATAATGTCATCGTTTACAACAAAGAACCAGTAGACATTCATTTACAGTCATCAGCCTCCATTTTAATGGTAgaaaattgtaataaatgaaACAGATAATTGAATGTGTTTCGGTCATCAATAATTAATGACTTGTTAATGGCCTTATGACTTGGTGTATACCGTCGTAAATATCCCCGCaagcacattaaaaaaaataacaaaatgaaatacaaaaatcatAGCTCAgtgaaaaattgttttaaaaaatattcataataaatttaaattttaaaattaatttaagTTACCTTCAATTCCAGGTAGGCCGTCCATTTTGCCTTCTTTTTCGATGAAACAAGGCTGTTTTCTCCACTAGTGAATTCCCTATCTAAACTGAAATCGTAATATACCTCCGTTTATTCCGGTGTTAATTTTGGTCTTCACATTGTCCACGCAGTCAATTGTCTAACAACACCGACAATTATCGCTCTATATCGTATAACACTTGGCTAAATTGTCACTAGTATCGGGCTAGAGATTTCCCTCTGCATTTTCTTTATCACTAAATGGCCCGTATCGCTGGCAAGTTCTACTTCGCTATCAAAATTCAACTCTTTTTAAATCAAGTTCTCGTATCGTGTATCTGTTGCATAGTATTGATGGGGCAATAAATACACTCCGCGTGAATGATATACGAGATGCATGTATTATACCCTTTCTTTCCGTGggatataaacaaatatttcaaacaatcGACTTATCGCCAGTCCAAAAAACAAGCCTCACTCCTTTCTATGCCTCCTTGAAGTCGATAGAATGCGGAACATCCTGTTCTATATAAGTAAAtcccagaaaaaaaaatgaatactcTTTTCACGACTCAATGAGTTGTAATGGCTTAGCTCGAATTAAGAAATAATATCGAAAATCCCCAGTCCGCCACGTTTTAGGATTTTATTTAGCATATTGATTTCAGTGGTACCCACAAATTTCCCATCTTTCATAAAAAAGTCATTACTCATTGCATATAAAATAATCTCAACATGGTCGGATTGCTTTTTCAACCAATCGGTACACAAAAGAATTTCCAAGCGATGGAACACACCGCACGAGTATGGGATATATTGGATGTTGAAATGTAAGAAATGAAAGAGTTGCGAATACCGAGGGATATAATGGCGTCTTATGATATTGATTGCAAGGCACGGTGGGGTGCGAGGTTGGGGGAAAACTCTGAAGACATTTGAGATTCTAAATGTTCTGAAtatgtatattaaatttatcTGATATTTAATAAGTGGACTGCCACAATGTCCCCTTTATGTCTGTTACTTTTCCACAAGTTTCTTTTTTTCCCCCTTCACATTTACGTTCAATGATGAATAAACTTAAGGAGGCAGTCGTGTTGCCAAAAACACGTTTCTACCTGCCGTATTTGGTTGTTATTTTATGCGTGTGGTATCATAAACTTAAATTATTCTTATCTCTTTTTATATTTAATACATTGTTCACTTTTTGCAGCATTGATATAAAAGACCTTTTACCGAGTGATAAAAACTCCAAATGTGTGAATTTAAATTTCTCTGTTGCACAGATTACATCCCTCAAAAAGCACTTCGTTTTCAGATACAGACTAAGAATTATAATAGATTTAAATACCCATCGTCCATGACTTAACAGTTTGTATGAATCACAACAAATTAATTAAAAGTGACTAAAGACTCTAACAATGAATGCAACGATATGCAAGCAGAACGCTCTCCGAGATCTAGtgtcattcaaaataaaatcaatcccTCTCAATGATTAAAATATGTcagaattgaaattaaatatttctattgtgcagtttaattcaaattgcttgtacatttgtatttttctCCAAAGAACTTACATGGCAAACGGAAAAAAACCCCATTAATCTGTGTCTGAATATAACAAGTGCGCATGACATCAACACTGTATCGTTATAGATATCAATGAGTGACATTACATACCCattataattgaataaattcttcATCAAAGTAAATGTTGCTAAGCCAGGCATCGAAATGAGCTTGTTTCAAAAAGAATTCGAATGTAATCTCGCAACACATTTCAAACTTGGTCaaagtttgaaatttcaaatttcaatttattgCTTCATTAAATTCTAACCTATCTTTTTTGCACCCGTTTCTGAATTCCTGATAGAATCGTATATATCCTTACATCATCTTTCAATACCGCATGCTTCGGTATCCAAAACATCCGCACTTTAAAACTCACGTacgcacacacatacacactaaCTACTAGTAACTAAAAtagtgatatctcaaaatgttTATACCTATATACAACCCAGCGatctattttacatgtacttacatgtacataatgagTTTTAACcgttttaaatatgtatttcGTAGGACCAGTActagaaaataaatttgaaatttgttgaatatttttgttttcagtgaattatgaaattttactttattttctACTTTACATCAGACAACAACATAATTTACATACAGGAGTTGTAAGAAGACAACGAAACTCACAGGCAAGCGTAACTCTACTTAACCTATCCCCTTTGGTTCAAGTttttgaaagtaggtcaaagtccaaggtcactgggtcaaaggTTTTGGTATCCTATGAAAGGCCTAGTCATAAGGCATTATACGTGAAAAAGCAAAGATCTATCCACATTAATTCAAAAGGGCTATAGCCAGTGCTAAAGtttttgaagtacatgtataccaaagTATTAGGTCACTAGATCAAAAGTCTTGTTACCAAAAATATGCCTGGTCACAATGCATCTACATGTGATACATcaaaagtcccccccccccccctcccacccccacccccccccctttagtTCAAAAGATATACCCAGTgttaacgtttttaaaaagtaaatcaAAGTTCAAAGAACTAGGTCAAGTGTCTTGGTACCATATGAAAGACCTTGTCATGAGGTATCTATATGATAAATACCAAATTCCTTTCCACCTTGGTTTAAGAGAAATAGCCAatgttaatgttttttttaaaaagtaggccAAATATCAAAAGTCTTAGTACCAAAAGATGTGAAATATCAATGCTCTATCACTCTTGTTTCACTAGATATAATCAAGGCTAaagttgtttttaaaagtaggtcgaATAAAGATCATTTGTTCAAAAGTTTTAGTATTAAAAGAAAGGTCTCTTCatatcataattcctataagcaatacaaaatagatagttggtcaaacacggacccctagacacaccagaggtgggataagatgcgtaggaggagtaagcatcccctgtcgaccggtcacacccgccgtgagtcctatatcctgatcaggtaaacggagttatccgtagtcaaaatcagtgtgccaagaacggcctaacaatcggtatgaaacacgtcaaacagcatttgacccaatgataggttgtattcatgaactagatcgttataacaaccattgaatttgcgaaatgc encodes the following:
- the LOC125664069 gene encoding flagellar attachment zone protein 1-like, translating into MDGLPGIEALFREHKRLASKLTKDEMRALRGYLDNRLAVEQNDLLFNMKTLKTNFDMKTLEMEETITRMQKEMELKNELMQQYKSTDTNLATVHKRREERLEREQTVLHSDIERLRTEVLSLTHEIELVTRERNSFEKEIKDARIKISKLERIAEKVEAAEKLIIENEKWQQDLVRCKMNVDNRDREILRLHNENEKLAKEFSEKTALLAKFKEDFESCRTEIKRLAKELAVKSDNLAVAKYNLGEEKQNVSDLERELKNLKESIESEKEHKPENGRTDSLALRVELLKIHHNHLEGRVQLLEEKVQMYRNQARILSHDLAKIAQDISNVSQLKDKVIVHGTTSIEKLLNETYDSLQVRRENMESTLSDLSSQVPSIISKDVLSIKQDVMAVKKQADAFKASEIAHKCFRLVQRIEACEKTQMFITSPKGHLTMVTPSTHNGYKDNNDNIVLTNSKPEVDKTRRRSESIMNEVSQPQSSFLRRKPSTPHLFRSRMPPPPTPFSAWRRRSSVSLDTAHSVTPTLIDLNINSPGVQSPRERSRTFFPS